GTACAAGCttattaaaccttttgtagACGAGCACTACCGCAGGTCTGACGAGGGCACAGTCGACGACTTTATTGGCGCctacatcagagaaatacatcatcatcgtaACAGTCAGTCAGGATCACCTCACATCAACAGTAAATATCTATTTccaattttttcaattttaaacaattttacttCAAATGTGGGATCATAAGGTGAATGTTTGCAAAAAGATTTTTACGATTTTGAGTTTTGATTCATAAATCAATGAACTACTTTAGGTACCTACTCTTTTTTCCAATTATGGACTAGTTAGAAATATCCACTTTTTCTACCAAGACATCCTAGCTAACAGAAAATAGCTCACATGTCCATGTTGAAGTAGTAACAAAATGGACATGCCAGGTGCATTCGGTAATTGGAAGGCTAAGGTCGGCTCAGACGCCTACCATCCATGAGCAGGAAGGGTGGGTAAATTTAGTCAGGGAAACCAACGAATAAGTGGGTCTCAGACACCTAGAATGTGCGCTGAACCACCTATTCATCTTAGCCAACGCCCTACACCCTTGTAGAAGTTGAGTTTGCGCTCACAAGATCAAATATCTGTATGAGCCTTGAGGAAAAGCTGATGATGAGGGGCAGTTTAAACATTCCAGAATGCAACTTAAGTTACAAAAcctaaaagacacaaagaccgatgctttttgtttatatgtacaGATACTTTTTCCCagaaccaaacaaataaaacgtAACTTCAAAAGACGTATTAAATAACTATTGATCTTCACTTGTTGATTACCACAAATAACTATAAAAGttacacatgtacatgtatttgcatTTTGCAGATGTTAATATCCTTAAGACAACCTTCGACGTATTTATAGGCGGCTCGGAATCGGGCCCTACAACTATCCTGTGGACTCTGGTTTActtccttcaccaccctgacgtgCAGGACAAGTGCTACGAGGAGATCCACAGAGTTGTCGGCACAGAGCGAGCGCCCACCATACAGGATAGACCGCAGTTAGTTTACATGGAGGCTGTCATCATGGAGGTTCTTCGCTGCGCCACCCCTTCGCCACTAAGTGTGCCACATTCCACCCCATGTGACGTGGAGTTTGGCGGATACACGATCCCTAAGGGCACTTTAGTCATTCCCAACCTGCATTCTGTGATGAGCGATCCGGAGACCTGGGGTGACCCCGACAGATTCCGACCTGAACGTTTCATTGGAGAGGACGGCAAACTGTGGAGACCAGAAGAGTTCATTCCCTTCTCTACAGGTatgttatataattattatttatcatattGCATTCAAACATTTATGGACACTTTCTTCTTGACTTTTTGTGTCGTCCTATGTTAATATTGGATACAAATATAAATCCGCGCGTGTCATGTTGTGTGACAAAGTTCTATGTAATCTCACATGAATTCCATGTTTCAAAAATCTGGCAGGGGATGGTGGAATTCAAATtatgtgaaagaagaaagtacCTGAACAGTGTAAAGCTGTCAAAAAAAATACCATACagattaaagggattctaaaggcaaaataaaactgcatagaatcgcgtaaagagtaggataaatttgaatctcgtctatttatgtgtgtttatgtggaaaacgttgaaggtttttagtagaatgttgtgtttaataagagaaattacacaggactctttttcgtttttgcttccacgaagtctcgttctccatcacgtgaccctatgccgtgtggtttccatagggAGAACCATGcatcgagaatgtgctgcacccgattgccacgaaaagatggaaaagattcaaaattgtcttttcatcagtttccgacagtcAGAGTCTTACAAGCCTaaaggcctattcccacgctgcaatgtttcttgtacaaaaaCTTGCGCCTAGACAGCTTAGCGCAATGCGTCCTACTCCCACGTAGCAAGGGCCACACACGTGTCTTGCGAACTGACGTCATCCgcagtgcattgtgggaagtTAACAATATGGCAGGCAACATCGACGACGAGATACTTTTAGACGCAGCTGTGGCTACGATAGTTATATTACATgaagcggagagagagaagaagaaagaaaaaagatgtgggtgagggagtgggTAGGTGGAAGGAACCGATTAGGAGCATATTCGTGTCTGCTAAAGGAAATATCTTCGGAAGATTCACGGCAGTGCAGACGCTTTTTTGCGAATGTCGTCTTCCACGTTCAATGAACTACATGCTTTAACAGTGTTTTAATCACTGAATCGCTAAACAGTACACAATCATCGAAGCAAAGATaaatcaatcaaatcaaatcaaatcaaactttattgtctgtcgtggaaacccacgacagaaaattttctttagctCACGAACACATATAATATGACGATCCATACTCATATAGACATTTATATagataaaggagaaaaaaattgtagcgTAGAATGATGTACACATGACATCCATACGACAGGAAGCCAGTAAttcacaaacaggaaaaaacattATCGTTTGAAGAGTACTGATGATCGTGGAAGAGTTaatcgttttttgtttttgttgttgttgttgtttgttaataAATGGCACGGTGGTCTGCCGCAGAAACTTTCAAATGTGCCCACAAAAATACAATGCTCCGCACACAGTCAGACGCAACGCAGTATCATTTGTGTCCGTCTGTACACAAGCCGATGTAAGCAGAAATCAAATCAAGACGACACAGGTATCACACAGGTATCACACAGGTATCACAGTCTTTGGTAGATCCACGAATATCCCGTCTATGGgcagatctctctctctgttgacTATTACCGTTGGGAGAGCTTTCTCGACGCATTGCAGAAGAAATAATGTCTTAAGACTTCGGTCGACTGCTGTTAGGTATACGACGAGAAAGTTGCGAAGAAGGTTGGGATGATTCCGCACATGAATCGCCCACCCCCCCCTTCACTCTGTGCACCTTGAACCGACGCCAGTAGACCTGATGTTCCTCACTTGAACTTCAATGCCGATGTGGTGTCCACAGCAACTTGTCCGTTGTGTTGTTTGGAAGGACGAAGGTTGCTTCCCCGTACACGCAAGTACGTCTACAGGTACGGAGATGAAGATTGGGACGATTCCTTACATGAATCGTCCCCGTGCACCTTGTACACTTGGAAACGGACACTTGTAGGCCTGACGTTCTCACATGAACGTTAGCACTGGTGTGGTGTCCACAGCAACTAGTCCGTTATGCCGTGTACGACATAAGTTGCTTCTCGTTGAGAGCAAGTGCGTTTGCGCGGCTTTAGTCGCTCTTCCGGGATGGATTCCTACTCCCTCAAGACTGTTTGTCGTCCGAGGCTGATGGAGGATCACAGGGGAGCGAAGACTTGAACGCACAAATTACTTTCGCGTCCTCTCCCCCCTAGCGAAAACCCTGAGCTTGCATCTACATCTTTTCTGTCAACATGCTTCCATTCGTCAGTCAAACCACATGACACACTATAGCCAATCACACCTCACCGCCACCACAAGCCTAGGCTTCCATCCCATTCCCCGACCCTAGGTCATAACCGTGTCTTTCAATCAAGGTGGCCTGTCGTCCGTCCTTCACCACGATCGGCGATCCCTCGTCATCCACCTATTGTTTCATCCTCGCTCCTAAAGTAAAAGCAGAtgtgcaaacccacactacagccctatcccCACTCTTTCGTGACAATGGTGTTAAGCTGCGTCCTCAGAACTCGCCTGGTGGCAATTGGTATACACATGAGAAATCTTTAgtctggaaatttttttaatgaaattctcgacttttaaattacatgtgatcaaaatcatttttgtaCAGGTCGGCGCAGTTGTATTGGTGAGGCGCTTGCCAGAATGGAATTATTTCTATATCTGTCAACAATGGTACAACACTTCCAATTCCTGCCTCCCGAAACTGGAGAGCTTCCATCATTGCAAGGTGTGCTGGCACTAACCTATCGTCCTGCACCTTTCAAGGTTCGTGCTGTGTCTAGGATGTGTTCcggaaaagaaacatttgaagaaAAGCAGTGATGGAGCCGCCTTGACCGTCTCAGAGGGCACCAAAACACATATCTCAGCTTCCTATTTATTTACACTCAAAGTTTTTACATGGCTGCAACACATCTATTAACGAGGGACACAGTCTCACCTGTTTTTCTATGACTTTCATGTTACACGTAGAGAAAATGGACTGCCGACCTAGAAAGCCCGACCTAATGTGTTTTGGCTTTAGTCAATGGCAAAAAATTGTAGGGCCCAACACGCTCCGTGTCTAGGGcacacttaaaatatttttaaacaattagtGGGACCACTTTTGGTTCGATTTTATTCTACTAATTACTAATTTGCCAAAATACGAGTAGCTTGTACTTCATATTAAGCAGATGCGTGCTCATTTTTTGTCACTTTAATTCTTTAACTCTTCCTTATATAAATCACGTTTAGTTAGACGTTTAATAATACCAATATTCTTTTAATACTACTCTATATTTGATTGACTCGGATATCAATGCAGCTATTTACCAGTTTAAAGAAGGTCTCTTAAAGGTGGCCAActgataaaaatgtaattatacaTGATTCAGAATGAATGTACAtttaccaacaacaaaaatcagtaaCCAAAATTTGtggtcaaaagaaagaaaagcttgtATAAAACTGACAAACGACaagtagaaaaatgaaagtaaagaatTGTTCAAGAATTTCAACAATgattgaaaattgttttgaagacaatcaaaatgtttcttacaaataaagtagtaggaaataacatttatgaaaatgatTTGGTGAGGTATTTTGTGAATAGTTAGTGACATTGAAAGTCTAGAAGATTTATAGCTCTATTTGGTATAACTCAGTAAGGACATGATCATTAACTAGGATTTAAACATCCTCTAGCACCACAACTCTAGCTGTAGTCGCAGTTGAGGATATTCTAAATCCTAGTTTCCAACTGGATTATCTGTGTTAGGAAGTATTAGATAATTACATGTGCGTTGACATTGTGCAAGATGGAAGCGTATCGACTTCTAACTGCTCTTAATGAACGGAAGATTGTCTACACCGGATTATCTGTTTGAAGAAAGGTTACAGATCGTAGTGAGAACTTTTTTtacgtaattttttttttgttttgttttgtttagtaagaGAAGGCGGTCTGCTTAACAAGTCATTTTTAGTATTGGTGTGAAAGAACGCGTATTTTTGTGGCCCCGCGGGTGTGTTTGGAAGAAAAAGCAGAGTCCCACTTCACGGTGTCGTGACATTTAGTAAAATATGGATGCTACAGATATCTTGAACTACGATAAACCAGGTGGACCAAAGAGATTCATTCTTTGAAAATTTAGAAGCTTTATTtatgtcctttaaaaaaaagtgcaaaattaGTTCTTTAAATTCATGAAGGGAACCTTTAATTTAACTACTCAGCAAATAAATGGATGTAGATAAACCTGACAATAAAGAAATTTCACTGAGAAATATCTTCAGTAAGATATATGGTcacatcataaataaaaaaaacaatggccCAAATGTTTGTGAAAGTTATTCTTAGGTATAAAGATGTAGAACAGTTTTTTTAGGTGACTGTGTAGAATTGTATCCTATATTTAAGATAACATACAACTTGTATTAGTACATCTGTGAATAGTATATAAAGCCATGTTTGTATAATGGATCGATGACAAAACCAATTAAACCgcttgttcttcttttcttggaAATAAACTTGACTGTCGCTGAGATTTCCTGTTTGCTGAATATCATTTCATTGTCATGTAAGCCAGGATTATTATTTATGGAAATCCCTGAGTCCCTTTACACTTAAACATACCACGGGTACACGAGGAGGAATCACTGAGTATGGTGTCTGTTAcagtcttttaaaacaattgtttacaatACTGTGTGTGCGAGTCACCAAGCAGCAAGCAGGCAGGACCTGTCACCTTAGGGCATACAGGGTCtgtggagagagggggagatggAAGGGTGAGGCTGTCGTCAGGCTTTTCTGCTTTACCACCTAGGACCGGTCACCTGGCGGTCTTCGGAGAAATCTGGTGGAACGGGGGAGGGGGAGTACTCTTTGAACTAGGAATACTCAATGGCCCcttacacttttatattttaagatataggtattaaagaaaataccGAGACCTcaggaaaaaatcttttactctttttagcacattcaaaataaaagagttttaattttttaaacttatttttgaaGGAAAATGTAGGCAGAATAAAAGCATTGCTGTAGTTGGTCTTTGCTGCTGTCTGTGAGGCAGTGAGGTAGATTAAGGCAAGATGAAGTCACTCAGAGGTGAGCTAGTCATGCAATGAACACAACAACAGCCATTTTATACGGATACAAGATTAAGGATTATTTATCTCTATGATGCAAATGGCATGATGGCAAGGAATTAACACACTGCAGGGAGAGGAGAGTGTGGACATGTGTCATTTTTAAATAAGACTTTATGCCAGAAAGCAGTGGCAGTGCTTATGAGGAAACAAGGGTTATCACAGCACAACAACAATAGaaaacatcacaacacattGATTCCACACAGACAATTAAGATACATATATTATCGAGTTTCATTCTCACACCGTAGTGTTCAAACATTGCACGGCTGATGCAAGAAAGGACAGTCTCATTGTCTATGTCTCTCTTGGAGGCCAACGGAATGGGCGGCCCGACGGAAGCTGCTATGAGTCTCCCGATAGCGCATGCATATCTTCACGGGAAATTGCGGACCCTTTCGAAAAATGTCTGCCTACTGTTATGCAGTCATCACTTTGTCAGTCATCAATCAAGTCGTTCTTCAAGGGAGGCCATTGGGGAGACGACAGGTATATGGTGCACTCGTGCTGTGGATGGGGTTGACACGTGACGACGTGGAACTGTAGTGACAGGTCTTTGGCAAAGAACTTCACGTGACCTCTGGGATGAGGGGACTTTAATGGCTCGGCCCAGATTAATGCAAACCTTCGATGCTTGTTTAGCTTAAGCTAGGTAACTACTTAAGTACGAAGAAGTAGCAAGAGTCCACAAAAACACCGATTTTGTAGACATTGATCTTTCTAACACCCGCCCAAAGTctacagcagtggttcttaaccttgtttgaggtaccaaacccaagtttcatatgcacattcaccgaacccttctttagtgtcatcacgaattgcgggtgtgtcttgacgtCCGTGGAGGAGGCTCcaccgaacccctgagaccgactcacccaACCCCTAGGGTtagatcgaaccccggttaagaaccactggtctacaGAGAGCGTGTGTGTCACGGTAAGGGTGGTTCAATCACACACTTGCACCAGACAAATGTGTGTTCTTTTAACACACAgcaaaacgattgcctgaggctgcccaaaTCACCTTCATTTCGTTATCGAGTGGTTCAGGACTTTACaaactaaaagacaaatacttattaataaCTATTCGCCTCAACACAGTGTTGTAAAGGCAACGAAAATCTGAACGATATCTGCAATGTTGACATCGTGGGCACTCTCATGATCAATCTCAGCACACGCAAATCTTAGAGTCAAAGTATGAAGAATATGTACTAATTATGTAATAAGGTTCCAGTTCTAATGTTCCGGTTGAATAATCCGTTTTATAAGCGCTCGATCCATCATTGTGTTCGTTACCCAAAGTTCATCGTCCCATCATCAGGCTTGTCGCCCTCCACATCTCCAGCCAACTAGAATCCTAATAACACAATGAACTTAAGGTAGAAACGGTTGATCCTTCCCCGAGAATTATTTGGTCTCTCCGCGTAACTGACGACACTGGCCGTGTCGGTGAGGTGGTTTCCGGGGTTACAGCAGACGTactccacggtgacgtcacggggctaACGGTTCTCTTAGCCCAAGTGCTGCTGAGAGCTGGACCAAAGGCAAAGAATGGTCCggggaggcgattcttcctcATTCACAAAGTCTCCAGTTCATTCAGCcagtacaaataaaactctCGTCTAGGTGAGGGGTCAGTACCGCGCCGAATCCAGCGTCGATGGACACTACCCTGCTCTACTTTGTAATCTACCATGCTCTACTATATAATCTCCACTAAGGAGATTTACATGTTGTGACTCAGGCACGCCTTCTTCCTTCGGTATCCCTGGACTGAGGACATTTTCTACCTCGTCACCGCCAAAAATCTACTGCTGacaggattcaatagtgggtagatggcggatataGAAAAGGAGAGTATTACGTTGTTTTTGCtgtacaataactaaaactcctgtggccatatgttgttgttgttcataaCTGGACGACTGACCGACAGTTGTGATTTGTCTATCAAGAGTCACGTCTGCAGTAACGACGAATGCAAGATTTCGGACGGACTGTGATGTTGGTGTCCAGCATCTTGATGTACTTGGGTGGGCGGATAAAAaatgattccttttttttttcttcttcttctcgagcAGATGAACATGAAATTTCCAACTGTCTGGTTTGAAGGTCGCTCATTTTAACAGCATTTGGACCGCAGTGTTTTCAGAAAGTGACTGAACTGAATGTTACATCTACATGTTGACTACACTGAATACAGTTCTACACACTGAGTAAGACAAAAAGCAGCAACGGAAACCAGTACAGGtgaaagtggaaagaaaaaaacaattaccagaaaaatgttactgacatttttaaaataaaacgtCCAGGATACAGCGAGATGGTGGGGAAGATGgaatgtacaaatgtattatcTCTGCATGAAAGCCAAAGCTGCCAACTGTTAGCGTTCCTCGCATACCTGACCCTGACTAAACAACTGTCCAGGTACGAGTTCATCATCGCTTCAATACGACAGCAAGATGGAGTCTGTCATATGCCAGGTGGTCTGTGCTGAAAGATTGGTGGTGCCTACGCCTCACTGACTAACCTTTCTCACACTTTCACCTTCAGTTAAACTGTCCGTTTGGTTACGTGCTTACCAAAAAGCGCAAAGTCATTCTATTGCCATAACAACCTGTTATTACTTTACACATCCATACGACAGAATGTGAAACGTGTATACTAATcgttaaaaataagaaagtgcaGACTACAAGCTACAAACTACTTTTCGTAATATCGTTGCTCCCTTGAAACCAACACCCATCAATGACCTTTCACCTTAATATTCCCTTTCCTCCATCATTCTCTCATATCTCAAGTAAACACGTTTGCATTTTCGGTATGCAAGATCTGTCACGAAACTAGCAGaactaacaaataataaataaataagcacatcatgaaagaaacaaaaatgtcgtctgcaaactgCGAACCGCAGACACAACTCATACATTGACATACAAGCAGTCTAATATTACCAAGGTGACttgaatacaaacacaaatctcTTTCTATCGGTGACGATATGTCTACAGGTGTTATAGACGGAGGTGGAAGACAGTGGTTGTAGAGGTGTGGCAGTCTAAAGCGTAACGCACGCGCACACCTGGTACAGTCCGCCCCCAAAGATTCAATCCAAGAGGATAGCAAGAGCGACCACAGTAGGAAAGTGAAGACGCGCCTGACCCGGATGTGACGTTGGCCACGCCCCACCTTCGACGAGTATCAGCAAAgttgtggttgtttgtttgttagtcgtgtgtgtgtgttgccagcATATGATTGTCAGTACAAAGTGACGTTTAGTCGTCTAAACGGGGCGTGGCCTGTTTTGTGCTCTCAATATGTAAGCAGGTGTCACTCTTGGTATCCTCTTAATGCTGTGTCAGGCTCGAGCTCCAGCTGCCGTCGTTGTAAAACACAGCTAACAAAGCACCATGAATCTCTACTGGAAATGCTCGACATCAAACACAGGCCTTGCTGTAGGCGTGTCGTGTTGTCGTTGTGTGTGGTGGCTTTCCGTCAGAACGACCTGCAGGTGCACCTCCAGGACCTTGGCTGGCTGTACCACTGCTGGtcacctgctgctgatgatgagaAAGATCATCGGCAGCAGTTTTGCAGCATGGCGACGACAGTACGGTGACGTGTTCAGTCTGTACCTGGCAGCCcaggctggtggtggtgctcaacGGCTACAAGCCTCAAGGACGCGCTTGGAAAAAACGCCGACGCCTTCTCCGACAGGCCTCATAGTATATGTTATGAATTATAACCGACAGCAAAGCAAGTTGAAAAACTAAAGATTTCAGCTCTGAAATAGTTTCAACGAGTGGGTCATCATGCAGTTAGTTCATTTTACGACAGTTTGAGAATTTAATAACTATTGATCGATGATGGTGACAGTTTTTAATCGTATAAGTTCGATTTTTTACATAAGcattaaaagaaacattcaaaattcaaaatatctatagactttcaagagaaatacaaagtgataaaataaatagtacTATACATATGCATAAGTGAATATGTAAGTTCCACAGACTCCAAAgtgttgtatgtatatattgtaaTGCGGAGTTACACGAAGCACGTGATCATACTTTTTATGCATACGCACACACCTTACAAtgacaaatatataatatcatTAATCACGGTCCTCTTGGGAAACAAGTAAATTGTTCtaatacaattttaattttcgtAGGCGTTGTTGACACCTCTGGTGCGGTGTGGAAAGACCAAAGAAAAGTTGCTATAGAGATCCTACGTGAGCTAGGGATGGGCAAAAACGTCCTGGCGGTAAAGGTCCAAGAAGAAATCAAAGAGTACATCAGGGTCATATCCGAGAGCCAGGGTCAGCCACTCGATCTGACCCACTTGACCCAAGTTAGCGTGTCCAACAACATCTGCTCCATTCTCTTTGGCAAACGCTTCGAGTATGACGACGATGTCTTTAGAAATTATCTGCGGCTGGTGAATGTCGTTATTTAACGACTGGGAGCGGGTGCCGCACTCACTGTCATGCCTTTCCTACGACACCTGCTGGAGATTGCCTTAACTTGAAACGAGGTTGGACAACATGCAGGTATGCTGTACAAGCTTATTAAACCTTATGTAGACGAGCACTACCGCACGTCTGACGAGGGCACAGTGGACGACTGTTATTGGCGCCTACATCCAGAAATACATCATTCATGCGCAACAGTCAGTCAGGATCACCTCACATCAACAGTAAATACCTATTccaattttttcaattttaaacaattttacttCAAATGTGGAATCATAAGGTGAATGTTTAGGAATAGATTTCTacgatttttagtttttattcataaatcaATGAATTACTTTAGGTACCTACTCTTTTTTCCAATTATGGACTAGTTAGAAATATCCACTTTTTGCACCAAGACATCCCAGCTAACAGAAAATCGTTCACATGTCCATGTTGAAGTAGTAACAAAATGGACATGCCAGGTGCATTCAATTGGAAGGCTAAGGTCGGCTCAGAGGCGCCTACCATCATGAGCAGGAAGGGTGGGTAAATTTAGTCTGGGAAACCAACGACTAAAGTGGGTCTCAGACACCTAGAATGTGCGCTGAACCACCTATTCATCTTAGCCAACGCCCTACACCCTTGTAGAAGTTGAGTTTGCGCTCACAAGATCAAATATCTGTATGAGCCTTGAGGAAAAGCTGATGATGAGGTGCAGTTTAAACATTCCCAGAATGCAACTTAAGCTACAAAAcctaaaagacacaaagaccgatgctttttgtttatatgtacaGATACTTTTTCCCagaaccaaacaaataaaacgtAACTTCAAAAGAAGTATTAAATAACTATTCATCTTCACTTGTTGATCACCACAAAGAACTATAAAAGTTACACATGTATTTGCATTTTGCAGATGTTAATATCCTTAAGACAACCTTCGACGCATTTATAGGCGGCTCGGAATCGGTCCCTACAATTATCTTGTGGACTCTGTGTTTACTTCCTTCACCACCCCTGACGTGGCAGGAAAGTGCTACGAGGAGATCCACAGAGTTGTCGGCACAGAGAGCGCCCACCATACAGGATAGACCGCAGTTAGTTTACATGGAGGCTGTCAATCACGGGGAGGTTCTTCGCTGCGCCACCCCTTCGCCACTAAGTGTGCCGCATGCCACCCCATGTGACGTGAAGTTTGGCGGATACACGATCCCTAAGGGCACTTTAGTCATCCCCAACCTGCATTCTGTGATGAGCGATCCGGAGACCTGGGGTGACCCCGACAGATTCCGACCTGAACGTTTCATTGGAGAGGACGGCAAACTGTGGAGACCTGAAGAGTTCATTCCCTTCTCTACAGGTatgttatataattattatttatcatattGCATTCAAACATTTATGGACACTTTCTTCTTGACTTTTTGTGTCGT
The sequence above is a segment of the Pomacea canaliculata isolate SZHN2017 linkage group LG6, ASM307304v1, whole genome shotgun sequence genome. Coding sequences within it:
- the LOC112566225 gene encoding cytochrome P450 2J6-like isoform X1 gives rise to the protein MTSLLEILDINTGLALGVAVLSLLWWFSVRRPAGAPPGPWLAVPLLGHLLLMMKKDPRQQFAVWRRQYGDVFSLYLGSQLVVVLNGYKVIKHALVKNADAFSNRAYSYVREIITDSKGVVDTSGAVWKDQRKVAIEILRELGMGKNVLAVKVQEEIKEYIRVISESQGQPLDLSHFTKASMSNNICSILFGKRFEYDDDVFRNYLHLVNVVVNDWGAGAALTVMPFLRHLPGDCLNLKRVVDNMQVVLYKLIKPFVDEHYRRSDEGTVDDFIGAYIREIHHHRNSQSGSPHINNVNILKTTFDVFIGGSESGPTTILWTLVYFLHHPDVQDKCYEEIHRVVGTERAPTIQDRPQLVYMEAVIMEVLRCATPSPLSVPHSTPCDVEFGGYTIPKGTLVIPNLHSVMSDPETWGDPDRFRPERFIGEDGKLWRPEEFIPFSTGVVDTSGAVWKDQRKVAIEILRELGMGKNVLAVKVQEEIKEYIRVISESQGQPLDLTHLTQVSVSNNICSILFGKRFEYDDDVFRNYLRLVNVVI
- the LOC112566225 gene encoding cytochrome P450 2F3-like isoform X2, which encodes MTSLLEILDINTGLALGVAVLSLLWWFSVRRPAGAPPGPWLAVPLLGHLLLMMKKDPRQQFAVWRRQYGDVFSLYLGSQLVVVLNGYKVIKHALVKNADAFSNRAYSYVREIITDSKGVVDTSGAVWKDQRKVAIEILRELGMGKNVLAVKVQEEIKEYIRVISESQGQPLDLSHFTKASMSNNICSILFGKRFEYDDDVFRNYLHLVNVVVNDWGAGAALTVMPFLRHLPGDCLNLKRVVDNMQVVLYKLIKPFVDEHYRRSDEGTVDDFIGAYIREIHHHRNSQSGSPHINNVNILKTTFDVFIGGSESGPTTILWTLVYFLHHPDVQDKCYEEIHRVVGTERAPTIQDRPQLVYMEAVIMEVLRCATPSPLSVPHSTPCDVEFGGYTIPKGTLVIPNLHSVMSDPETWGDPDRFRPERFIGEDGKLWRPEEFIPFSTGRRSCIGEALARMELFLYLSTMVQHFQFLPPETGELPSLQGVLALTYRPAPFKVRAVSRMCSGKETFEEKQ